The proteins below come from a single Aegilops tauschii subsp. strangulata cultivar AL8/78 chromosome 6, Aet v6.0, whole genome shotgun sequence genomic window:
- the LOC109735379 gene encoding cysteine-rich receptor-like protein kinase 44 has translation MVMGLLSPRGSQITTTTVADESRGLDWHTRFKIINGVCLGLNYLHNGCKNPIYHLDLKPANILLDKNMVPKIGDFGLSRLFPSAQTYITNKNIGTLGYMPPEYIDRNEITSKYDVFSLGVIMIRIIAGDEGHSKYTDMSSQEFLEHVHENWTKRMQATMLSHISDQIKRCIKRALRCVDFDRKKRPTIAEIVSELNKVSDFQSKPALNQNTQPGRHEEIAIEGQLYHMSRMPKQNAPAAIPRLVHSRRGPSHRWRVVPRGTTKPGKDILLYIGVGYTGCAT, from the exons atggtaatgggattgctgagtcctcgtggctcacagattactacaacaacagttgcag ATGAATCACGCGGACTTGATTGGCACACACGTTTCAAAATTATTAACGGAGTTTGCCTAGGTTTGAATTATCTTCATAATGGGTGCAAAAATCCTATTTACCATCTTGATTTGAAGCCTGCTAATATATTGCTGGACAAGAACATGGTCCCAAAAATTGGAGATTTTGGCTTGTCAAGACTCTTCCCGTCAGCACAAACTTATATCACAAACAAAAATATAGGAACACT TGGATACATGCCACCAGAATACATTGATAGAAACGAAATCACATCAAAGTATGATGTATTCAGTCTGGGTGTCATAATGATACGAATAATAGCAGGAGATGAGGGCCACTCCAAATATACAGATATGTCTTCACAAGAATTTCTTGAGCAT GTACATGAAAACTGGACAAAACGGATGCAGGCAACAATGTTGTCACATATATCAGATCAAATTAAGAGATGCATCAAAAGAGCATTAAGGTGTGTGGACTTTGATCGTAAGAAAAGGCCTACCATAGCTGAGATTGTCAGTGAACTAAACAAG GTCTCCGACTTCCAAAGCAAGCCTGCCTTAAACCAAAACACACAGCCAG GAAGGCATGAAGAAATTGCCATTGAGGGGCAACTATATCATATGTCAAG AATGCCGAAGCAGAACGCCCCCGCTGCCATTCCACGCTTGGTCCATTCAAGACGAGGTCCATCTCACCGTTGGCGTGTCGTCCCCCGTGGAACCACAAAACCCGGCAAGGACATCCTTCTATACATCGGGGTTGGCTATACTGGCTGCGCAACCTAG